The genomic region GTATTCGCTGGCAGCCGTGGCAGCATGTTCTTCAAGAACGCAGTTGACCAGGCGTTGAGTTGGGACTACTTGGATCCAGAGGCAGTGCAAGCTCCTTGAACCGTTGTTGTTTGGGCATGTGTCTGAAATGCTTTCTTTACACATTGGATACATCGTAAGTCAAATCTGGCTTTTATCGAGGGCAAGCGATGGGAGTAGACGGGATAACCTAAACGGAATTCATATCCCCTCCACAATAAGAGGCTCAAGACAAACTTAAGCAATCTCGTCATGTGTTATGGGTTCTTTGTTGTAGTCAGACCACGAGAGTAGATGTCAACACGCCTGATCTTCCTGGTGAGTGAGTACTCGTGTAAATACCACAgaaaaactattatttacAAAACCATGTACTACCCTAGATTCGTCCAAGTCTTTTCATGTCCTAAGATTAAAAGCCTGACATCTTCGTAGATTTTCTCTATTGAGTACTGGATATCGCCGGGGCATACTTGTGGAAGCGTTCAAGGTCCTGAATGTCACATGCAAGTAATTCTCGACGATCGTTACCGTTACATTCAAGCCAGTTGCACTCCGGTAACGAGCCCGGAGCATTCTCCACTTCCGCCCGAACCGGCGCCGGCTCTTGACCCGATTACGGCAGTTCGCGATTCCACCCCGGACCAACCCTCAAAACAGTCACCGAATCCTTCTCAAAAGCTTAAAAACTTATCGAACGGTTCGGGCCGTTACCTCAAAACGAATAAAGTGCTCTTGGACCTGCATACAAAGTCACGTTATCCCAGGGGTCATTCACCACTGAGCTGTGAACGTGGAAATGATGAACGTCGAAATTGTAGTAGGCTATCGCTGATTAGCTCTGGCGATCGGGCACGTGGGTGGTCGATGCTGATGACCTGGGGGTTTCAAACTTTGATGCGAACCtggtgaggaggatgttATGCATGCTGATTGGTGGCTTGGGACTAGGGTGCACTAAGAGCTCACGAGGGTGGTATTGGACGGAGTGGATGATTAGAGGAATCAGATATTGGGATGGATTATGCAAAAGGGGATATATAGTTTCGAAACTCCTGCTATGAAACTCgcgttgttgttgtttccaCCGTCTTTCGTTCAACTTTGTAATAAGGTTGAGaggtcaaaagaggcttcagccccAACacaacaaggtcaagaaaCACAAAATAACACATACGGGTATTATACTCATTGCGTTCATTCAACTCGGTCATCATGAAGTCCTTCGTTTCTGTCGCTATTCTCCCTCTCGCAGTTCAGGCCGTGAGGATCGTTCAGTCCAACGATGATGGCTGGGCAGAGTCTTATATCCGCACTTTCAATGACGCTCTGAACAGCGCGGGCTACGACGTTGTTCTCTCCGCTCCTGCAGAGAACAAGTCTGGCAGCAGTAAGTCACATCAATACGCGTTTTAATCACATCTAACATTATGTAGGCTCTAGGGATGAGAGGCCCAAAGACCGCACCACAGCGTGTCAGTATGACAGCTGCCCAGCCAACAGCGGCCCTGTTGGCCATGATCCCAAGCGTCCCGATCTCAACTGGGTTAACTCGTTCCCTGTCACTGCTATGAAGTACGGTATCGACACTTTTGGTCCTAGCTTGTGGGATGGCGAGGCTCCTGAGCTTGCTGTCGCTGGTCCCAACGTTGGAACCAACCTCTGGCTTCAGGTTCCTTTCTCTGGCACCGTCGGCGCCGCTTGCTATGCTGCTCACGAAGAGGGCATCCCAGCCATTGCCTTCTCTGGAGCTTCTACCGGAAATACGGCCTTCAACACTAGCCCCGTCCCCAAGCGCAGTCTCGTCTACGCTGAGCTTGCGACCACTCTCGTCAAGAAAATTGTCGACTCTGGAAAGCCTTACCTGCCCCAGGATGTCTATCTCAATGTCAACTTCGGAAAGGTTGAGGGTAAATGCACCGATGCGTCCCAGTTCCAGTGGGTGCTGACTCGCATCAACACTGGTCTTCTGTCCAAGGATGATACTGAATGGTGTGGTGAGGATCGTCTCCCTACTGAGACTGAGATTGCTCTTAAGAGTGGATGTTATGCTTCTATTAGTGTtggagatgctgctgataAGACTACTGCTGATGCTGCGCGACAGAAGGTTGTGTTGGGCAAGTTGAAGGATATGCTTGTGTGTGTTGATTAGATAGCGAGTGATATAGGGGGTGATTGAGTAGATTTACATGtatatataccctattagTAGAATCAATTcaatatcttaaataattctaTGCCAAAACAAAAGTGATTCCATTCCCAAGTTCAAGTCTCACTGCGTCGAGgggcttatcgataagcgtTGACACCTGACATTCCAGGCCCACGTAAAACACTTTAGCAACCTCGACCTTTTGCGCCATCGGGGTATCACGATCAAGGGCCGGTCCGCCATAGCTCTCAATTACACCCTCACAATGGCGCCAATTGACCGCTGCTTGGCCTCCATGGCCAGGCTATCCCTCCTCCAGACTCCTCGACCGGCAATTCCCACGATACCCAAGTTTCTTGCCCCGGCGGCTGCTCAGCAAGTTCGGCAGGCTTCGGTTGTGAGAATCAGGAAGacaacgaagaagaagaaggcgttgCCTAAGGACTTTAAGAGACATAATTTGGCCAAGAGGGAATTTCCTCAATACTCGTTATGTGAAGCTATGAGGTCAGTGGGATTAGGAACATGGCACCAAGCGGGGGAGACTAATATTGTGCAGAGTCCTACGAGCTGTTGAGGTTGGACAACCGCCTGCTTCGGTCAAGTACGAAAttcacatcaacctcaagaccGCCCGAAACGGACCCGTCATCAAGAACAGCGTCCGCCTTCCTCACCCTGTCCAGAGCGATTGGCGAATTGCCGTCATCTGCCCCGAGGGCAGCGAGATCGCCCAACAAGCCACCGCCGCAGGTGCTGTAGCAGTCGGTCAAGAAACCCTCTTCGAAGCCATCAAAAAGGAGCAGATCAACTTCGACCGTCTCATCTGCCACGAGGCCAGCGAAGCAGCTCTCAACAAAGCCGGTCTAGGAAAGATCCTCGGTCCCAAGGGTCTCATGCCCAGCAAGCGTATGCGAACCATCGTCCCCGACGTCGTCAAGTCGATGCGAGACTCTGCTGGTGCAGCTGATTACCGTGAGCGACAGGGTGTTATCCGCATGGCTATTGGACAGCTGGGTTACTCGCCTGATCAGCTCAAGAACAATATCAAGGTGTTGctgaacaaggtcaaggcggAGTGTGCGGAGATTTCAGAGGAGGTGCACAAGGAGGTCCACGAGGTTATTCTCAGCACAACCCATGGGCCTGGCATAAGCTTGAATGGAAAGTTGAAGGATGCAGAGGAGCAGATTACCCCCGAGGCATTGTCGAGCATCATGTAAAAATAGCCTTGAGCTTGTATAATTGTATCATATGTCATATTACGAATAGACCTTGTGAGCATCGTGGGTATCATTATTCATTGCGGCTATGAACTGCCTCTGAGGGCCTTGACGGCCTCTGATTGTGCATCCAGCACTCTATATATCGCCAAACACTTCAGCACTCTATCCTGTCCTTTTACACCagccttctttgcttcttttaGAGCATTGCCCAAGTCTAGCAGCAATGTGTTTCTGCACCGTGTCAAACgctcctccatcttgatcACAAACGGAGCATTTGGGTCTAAAGACTCGAGAAGCTTTGTGATGCGGCTGCATTCTTGTGCTGAGGCGAGCAGTCTTGTTGGGGAGCTTCCGTAGttgtcgtcctcgtcttcctcctcgcttTCTTCGTCCCAGTCGTCGTTATTCGGTAGACTATCTAGGGATAGACGTTCTTCTAGTGATGAGAGACGCTCAGATAGCTCAATCATTTTTCGGCCCTTCTCGATAGTTGATCGGACACCACGCAGCTCCCCATTAAGGGCATTCGCCTCCTCTTTTCGCTCCGTAACTTTTGTCTTGACTTCCTCTACAGCCCGTCGGAAACCAAGTAGAGAAACCTTGACATCTTCGACCTTGTCATCGCCGCCGCGCAGTTCGCTACCGAGCGAAAGAAAGGCTGTGTAGTTCGAATTGACCAGTTCGAGAAGTTCGGAGCTGATCGCAGCACTCCTGTCGCGAAGATCCGATCGCAAATCCTCAAGGGTCTGGTGACGATGTGGTAGAGCAGATAGATAGGCGGCAGGTTGGAAGTCTTGAGCTAGGAAGTCGGCGCGAGGGAGAGCTTCGGGAAATGGTAAAGGAGCATCGTCATCGACAGAGGAAGTGTCGGAGCCGGAGAGTGTAAATGGAGCAGACACTCTAAGATCTGCCATTGGGGATGAGAGGTTGTCTGGCGCGGCGGCCATTTTGGTTGGTTGTATACCACGTGGTTGGTTGTCTGTAAGTGTCTCGACGTAGGCTAAAGGTTAGGTGGCATGGATTTGGTGGAGGTGCTTCTGATGGTGAGGTTCGGCGGCGCTAGCCCTGATTGGATATTGCGATCTTGTCAATGGACCCCAGAGCTTGGTCTTCATGCAAATTCATTTCCATATCAATAAGAGCCATGTCAGAATATCTGtctcttataataaaagcatATAGAATTTTCAGTTTAATGGAATATCCATTTCCAATGAGAATTCAAGGTTTGTTTCTTATGATAGTCTCCTCACAAacgagagaagaagtcttCCTGTCGCTCATAGCCCTGGATCTAAGCTATTTGTTCCCGACACGAATACCGACCGCCAAGATCACCTCATCTGGAACTCCAAGTTCCGTGTGAGGAGTCATTTCCCATTGGACATCATCGAAATTTTGGTTCTAGACTTGCTCCGTGCAACCTGGCAAAAGGTTTAGCTCCGTGGAGATCGAGTGCTTCATACCATGACCGAATCAAGTGGATGGGGGCAAAGAGAACCTGAGAGGAAGCGGATCACATTACGTTTGACGAGCTGATCCCAAGGACGTGTTACCGAGGATAAGTCTAGGCTAAAGGACAGCTGGCTTGAACGTAATGAAGATCAAGAATTGGAACCAGTCAAAATCCCATTCAAATACAAGAGTTTCGAGTTGACTGATAGACTCGAACATTGAGCCTCTTCAAATTAACCATGTCAGATGTCAAAAATTCCGTGCTGTTTCAGGCGGCATTCAACCCTTACTACAGTCCAATGTCACATCATCTGGCCCCAAGCTCGGTAGACCGTAGCTTGCCCCAACGTTCAGTGGCACGAACCACCCACCGCTGGACAGAAGGAAGATGCAAGTTCAATTAAGGTCCTATGATCGGCTGTTCAAGTCCGGATATAACGCCTTCACCCACGTGAGCGGGCCATTTCCCAACAGTTCGCCGCAAATTCCATAAAGATTCCGCGCCTGTGTAAAGAGACGGCTGAGTTGAAGCTATTGCACAGCGAAGTCGGAGTAAGACCCTGGGATCGGCACTAAAGTTATGCATGCTGAAAGGATCTTATCTGATGGCTGCGTGATCACGGATTCGCTCGTGCAACTCCGACTTATGCCGGCCAAGTCCAGGTGAGCCCCGAGCCTCGGACAAATTAAGAAGGTGAGCGTCAATGCTTTGGAGGGGCTTCAGTGGAGGAATCCATTCAACAGAGATCGGCCATTGGAGATCTTCAGTGATGATACTACCTTTCGTTACATTATGACGAGAATGCGAATACTCTGCAACGTAATTCGAACTGCCGCGGAGGATTATCTGCAAGATCGACGAGCTACAGCTGATAAAATGCCAAATCCTGACCGTCGCGTCAATAATTGAGTTTTAATAACTTGCTCTAAGGGTCTCACGGTTGGATGCGTTCAGGTGGTCAAGGTGTTGCGGAGCCACCAAAGGTTATGACTGATTAGATCCATCGCTGAGACTGGATGCCTGAAAAATGCCTGGTCGGCAATCATATTACGAGAAAAGTTGCTGTTCAATTCGGTCGTAATCTGATGAAACAGAAGCTGGCTGGTTGTCTCCGAATGCCTGGCGCAAATGATTCGTGCCTGGCGTGTGACGTCCGCAAAACTTTTATCAATCAAATCTTATCAATCTGATCAGATCCACTATCTTCTCCTGGAATCGGACCATTGGCTTCCCAACCGTCGGTTGTGCTCGGGGCACAAAAGTAACGAGGCACCCCGCGATTAATTTCCTTCTCTGCTACCCTTTCTCCCCTCTTCAACTTTGttctgattgattgatgatccTTTACAAATCCTCGGGCTCATGTACTTGGATGGGTTCATCACCTTATCAATCTGTCAACTTGGCTCTCAGCCGTTATCAATCAACCGAGGCTAAAGCCGAGATCGCACCGAGCTGTCACATCGCAGTTGCGTCAGCTGCGCTCCCAATCAATCTTATCAATCTGCAGCATTGACTGTCAACTGAGACCACCATTGACATCCACGAAGAGCTCGAATTAGAACTCAAAACAATAATAACCCAATTACGGGCGATTTCTGTTTGACAATCTTGCTTCGGCAATTCTTTCAAGATTTACTTCTCGGAACTCCGACCCGATTTGGCGCGACCGACCGAAAACAGAACCGATCTCGCCACAAACACAACATCTATTACTCGTCGACTCCCACCATGTCGGCTTCATCACCTCAGTCCATTGCATCCCCTGGAGCTGGCACACTTGTCGCTTCACAGTCAGGAACCAGGCATCGTGCCATCTCAGCTGCACCAAGTCCTGCCGCCTCACCAGCCACGTCGGGTCCCCACAGCCACAGGACGCCACTCTCCATTAAGCCGAGTGCGAAGCCACCTCCACCCACACAACCTCAGCAGCGCACTGCTCTTCCttccatcaacaagatggcCATGTCGTCCGTAATCAGTCCCCAGCCGGCTCCGCCGGAGCCTCCCAAGGTGTCTATGACCTCTAAAGAATGGGTGATCCCTCCAAGGCCCAAGCCTGGCAGGAAACCCGCTACCGATACACCACCCACTAAGCGCAAGGCTCAAAACCGCGCAGCTCAGAGGGCCTTCCGGGAGAGGAGGGCTGCTCGTGTTGGAGAGCTTGAGGAACAACTTGATCAGCAACGTGAGGCCCAGGAGAAACATGAATCAGAACTCAAGGACAAGATACACGAGCTTGAACTTGATGTCCAATCCTTCCGATCTAGATGCATGTTACTTGAAAATATGCTGGAGCGGGAGAGACAGGACCGTATCAGAGTCGAGACAGAAGCCGAGACTCTCAAACGTCGTCTAGATGAAGGTGTCTTTAACTCAAATTTTCAATCCCGAAGCATGAGTTCTCAGCACCCGTTTGAAGGACTTCACAGTCCCACCAGCCAGGGACCAAGACACAGCCTTCCTGATGCACGACCTGATCGTCAATCAGGCCACTCCTTTTCCATCTCCCAAATCATCTCTCCCCCAGAAACCCTCGACATGAGCGCGTCCAATGATACTGAGACAGCCATAACTTGTGGCAACTGTTCTCCAAATGGACCCTGTGCATGTGCCGAGGAGGTATTGAACTCCGCGGCCAACGGCTGCGGCAAGTGCACTCTCACATCGAATTGCCAATGTCTCGACGAAGTAGCTGAGGCTCTTGATCGGTCTCAAGAGCTGAAGCGTCCTGCCTCACCATCGGCCAATGTATCTACTGAGAAGAGGCATCGGTCTAATGCTGACGCCGAGACTGACTTCACAGCCATGTTCTCCCGCAAGACTCAAGAGGCCTTTTCTACACCTTCTCAACTCCCTTCCATGGACTCTATGCCTTTCAGAGATGGCTGCGGCTTCTGCAAGGATGGAACCTACTGCGTCTGCGCTGATACCGCTCTCGCGACTCCTGCCATGACTCCTAATGATACTCTTCCTCCCATCTCTCAGCAGGTCCAGACCCCACCTCCTGAAGATACTGATCTCCCTATTCTCGCTATGGAGATGACGGCCGATGGTGCTGtcaagcttcctcctcgccgtCCCCAGGCTCAATCGACTGAGCGTCGTGGCTGTGGTCCCAACGGGCCTGGTACTTGTGCTCAGTGTCAGGCCGATCCAAAGTCTGGACTCTTCTGCCGCCTAATGGCCGCCAACTTGAACCGTAAGGATGGTAGCTCTGGTGGCTGCTGTGGTGGCAAGGGTGCTGGTGGCGGCTGCTGTAAGACCCAGAAGCCGCCGCAACCAGAGAAGATCAATCTCCCAAGTCTACCAAGCCTGGGCTTGAGTTGCGCTGAGGCATACCAGACACTCTCCAGTCATCGCAACTTTTCAAAGGCGGCGGATGATATTGGCTCTTGGCTGCCTAAGCTCAAGGCCACACCTAGACCTGGTACTCGGCCAGCACCACCTGGCGCAATGATGCCAATTGAGGTTGAAGCAGCAAGTATAATGAGCGTTCTGAAGGATTTTGATATTCGGTTTGGGAGGGGAATTTAATGGGATCCCAAGCCGTTAAATTGGATGAAAGATATTGAGTACATGAAAAAATGGCGGTTTAGTGAGCATACAGCTCGTGGCAGAGTTACGGCATGCCTAATATGGCACTGGTTTGGGTTCTGGTTGGAGCGTTGATATTATACCCTTCATTGGTTAAGATGTAGACTTCACTTGTCTGTGCATCTATGAATTTATGCGTCTATCAAGATCAATGCTCTTGATGTGAAACATGTCACGGTGATGCATTCAATAACGTGTGCATAGCAGGGTTCTAGAAGAACTTGTGCAACTAGGGTGAGCTTGTATGATTTGGCCAGTCGGAGACGTAGACGAAGTAGGCAGATGGGATGAGTGCACCGATTGAGCTAGAAAATAACGGTGTCCAAAATGCCATGTGGCTGTAGGGTATAACCCAGGTGTAGAGCCTCAGCACTAGGTAGGCAGCGAGGGATTGACAGCTACGTCGACGGGTTGATGACTGTTCCATGAGTAATAACAACACACTATGGCAACCTGTCAACCGCTGTCGGGATAGTCACGCGCTGACGTGCATGAAAGGAAAGACATCCTCGGCTGAATGGGGACATACATAGAGACTGGGGAAAAGGCGGGAGCTAGATACGGATGAAGTTGTCGTGAACTGTTGGGAGGCGGTGGAGTTTTGATGGTGGAGCAACATGGCCAGCGCATCGCCTGTACAAAATACAATCCGAGTCGAGTAGGTAGCACAAATGTCGTTCACTGGATATTCAGACGAATAAGGATAGCTGCATTAGACTAAAGTGGCGAGTTAGAGCCCGAGGCAGCTGAGAATAGTCGATAATATACCGAATACGGCTGCATAACTGGCTAGAGAGTCGACGAGTCGGTCTGTCTAACAAATATGAATGGCTGGGGCCTCTCGGTGAGCTCTCAGCGCAGAACTCGTCTGGCAGTCAGTGATTGGAAGAGGATGCATGTGGAGGTAAGCGCATGATTGGTgtcttggtggtcttgggGGGGGATGCGTTGGCACACACAACCCAGCTGCTGCTTGTAGAGTTGCAGCAACTGTTGTCTTTGCCTCGCATAGAGGGAACTGGCGTGGTGCGATTAGATTGGTTGCTGGTGTGGATGGGGGAGGGGGGTTTGGGTACATTGTGCGATGTTGAAGGTCTGGTAGGAGGATGATAGCAATTGTTAGAGGGGAGGTATTGCTTGAAAAGAACAGCCTGTTATCTTCCATCACATGTTATTCGACGGTTCGagttttttctttctttttggtTTCATTGATGAGTGTCGTGAGTTGTATAAGTGGACGAGGCAATAGTTTAAACCCTTGTAACTTACAACACAGGTGTAAAATTACCCGATAGTAAAACTCAATCCGAACACGGGGACATGCAGCTGCttctttgttttgttttgtttttgtttaTTCCTATCATTCATCGTAAATTTATTCTTTCTTGTCTATCGTCTCTTGCCCTCGTGGCCACAATTGTCTGGTTCGGTGTTCTTGTTCCTTAAAGCTATTGCTGGCTGACGGGAATGCATGACAACTCACAACTTCAAGTTACACAGATAATAAACAAGATACACTTTCTGCCGCCGAGATTACTTACTCCTACATTGTAAATCAGGCACACACATTCACGCTGCAAGTCATGATTGTCCTACCGTCATAGTTGATCATGACTTGGTTCAACCTGTGGATGCCTTGTTCCACTCTCAACCATAACAACGGGACAAGAACAGCTGTTCACGACAGGGCGCAAGTCTACTGTACTCTCCAAGGTCCACAGCCTAAATCCacaacttctcaagagccGCCAGTCTTTTTAAACAActcagccttgatatctGTTTAACCTAACTCATAGTTACTTGTCGCGCTTGGGCACTGCCAACGCACAACTCATGACCCGGCCCGACCGACCAGGGCAGGGAAAAGAGACCGCCCAGCGCTGATGGACACGTGCGAATCACACAGGGCTTCAGGTACCGACCCACAAGAGAGCCCTTGGGCCAATAGACTCTCATGCTCACCCGCATTGCCGCGACGTTCCCGACTGTAACAGGCTTAGCGTGTAGCATCTGCCAACGATGCTCTGTACCCACTACCGTAGCGCACCGCCTGTTCCCGTCCGTTATAGCGAGGTAGCGTACTCCGTAAGGAGGGGATACTTCTACCCCATCATATTGGATCCTGTGCTTATCCCAGTCCAAGTCCAGTCCGATCTCGTTGTTCAAGGTTgtttgtttctgtttctggtTTGTCTGAGCCTGCCTGCCTGCATCAGCGTCTGGTCTATGCTGCAGTCGGTCGGCGCAACCGACAGGTGCCAGTTGTGAGGCCCCTACTTCCATCGCTGTTATTACATCCAGTACAAGCACCATATCATCCCATAGTCCCTCTATTCCCACGataccttgccttgcctacTTCTCCCCCACCTCCAAAAACTCCCCTCAACTCCCTCCTCTCACCTCCcacatcttctctcttctctcctcttctcctgaTCAACAATAGACATACTCCTCCCTCGTTCTCCgtatctctctctctgtcttGCATTGTTTTCGCCAAACTCGACGTGCGACTCCAACTCGTGATACGATCCTGGTCCTTCATACGCTAGAGCTTTTTGGAACGcgccatccatcatcccaGGTTCCAACCTCGCGCCCTGTCATTCCTTACTTGCTCCAATTTTCGCTGGCAGGTCTGGCACCCGTTCTCGAATCCTCATACAACCGTATTCCTTGCGACTTGCTCTTCCGCCTGCATTTGTCGAGTCAGATACCTTTGTTGACAAGCCAGTGAGCGGCGCCTCACGACAGCTATAATAGCTGCTCATTTGCACCGTAGAGTTCCCTGAGCTCAGAATGGTTTCTATGCAACGATCTTTGTCTTCACCTGTCCGCATTCATTCTGCTCCTAGTACGTCTCCGACGTTGCCACTCAGCCATAGTCTGAACCACCCGACTGCTGGCTGTGCCTGACTCTGTCTACAACTTTTGCTAATTAACGGTAGCTGTGTCCGCTGTAGCGCAAGATTCGGGGTCGCCCCCGCCATCTGTCGATATTCATGTACAACCATCTCGATCTCGACGACGACGCTCTCCGAGCCCTAGCCCAACTCGCGAATCGAAGCAGACATCACAACGACAGACTGAAGACAGAGACCATCGGGGTCATGGTCAACAACACTCGCCACTCATGTCATCAAGAAAACCCATTGTGGCACAGCCGAATATGCCAGGCCAGCCTTCACCAAGAAATAGCCCCCGGGTCTCGTCTTTAAAGCCGACCGACAACGACAGTGAGGGGCATTCTCCATTTAAGCCATTATTACAAGATGTTTCGCAATACACAAATCCACATCTTGCCCCCGAATCCGAAAGTACAACACTTGAAGAGCTGGCTCACCTAGTACGACTGTCCAAATACCAGGAGCGCAAGCGTGCAAACACCCGCCTGCGTCTCCAGAGGAATTTGGTTTCTACCGCTCTCAGCGCCCGTTTGACCCGTTGCGGAGAAATAGCTCATCGTAATTTGGTCGACAGTTTCCGTCGTGATGACAAGGAGAACTTTGCCGCCCTCCACAGCGCCATCCATGATGTACGCAACAGCTGCGATGAACTTCGTCGTTATGCTCTTCTCGATCCCGAGATGGAAGGTCTCGCCTCAGCCGGCCTCGCATCTTCTGAAAGTTTGGATACTCCTACTAACTCGGCAGCTCTTGGTCCTCTCCAGTCCATTACGCCATTTTTGAACGACATTTCTGCCTCTGCTCGCGATACGTTTTTGGATTTTCTCACGCAGCTCCGTACAAACCCGGATTATTTGGCTACTCGTATATGTTCCCTGTCAAGTTCCGAGTTGAACTCATTCTTGTCTTATCATAAAGGTTTGGAGCCCGTGGAATCTGTCCTTCCGTTCCATGGCCGTTCCGGAGGTAGAGCTCACGCAAGCGCGTCCGGACGAAACAGCACTGCTGTGGATATAGAACGATTGCTGTCTTTCCAACGACACGACCCTTTgtccatcctcatccacaCCTGTTTTGCCAACTCTGCCGGACCTGACAGCTCTGAGGATCAGCGACGTACAGATATCTGGGCTACTGCTTTGGCTCGTCTGATCTCTGAGCCCAAATCCACTGGCGAGCATTTCTTGATTTCAGTTCTCAATATTTGGACGGCAATGCGTGACTGGTCTGGCAAATCCAATATGGAATGGTATCTGATGAAGATCCTCGAGGATGGAGCCTTCTTGCTCGACCGAGCAGAAGACCAGCATGGGACACGATTCAACTTGTCCGACTGGAACCATTCGGATGAAGTTGCGGCCAAGGAGTTCTACGAGCGTGCAGTAAACCAACTATTTGAGCttgtcgacgatgaagatgctacTGGAATCCCTGAAGGACTTTTGGAACTTGGAAATGCCATTTTGAGAAAGCTCGAAAACAAGTATGTCGAAAACACCTCCCGTTGGTTAGTTTGGAGatgcctcttcttcgtcttccttttGGGCGTCATCATCCATCCGGAATCGTATGGAATGCTAGCCGAGTACCACATCACGCCTTATGCGCGAGAGAAGATCCTTAAAAAGGTAGCCATGAAGGCTCATGAGTATGTTTCCAGCATGTGGAGTGGTAAGCCTTCAGCAACATGTGTTCCTGTGGACATCCCACCCAAAATCAAGGGCCATGTGGAAAGTATTCTCGCTCGTTTCCAAGGATCACGATCCAAGGTTCCGGCTGCCAAACTCCTCCCAGCAAGGTCCATCACGTCCTTGCGAGAAACCAAGGAGGTCCATCCTTACCTGGTAATTAGCCCTGCTGATATCGCGACGTTGGTGAATGCCATATTCCCCGAAAAAAGACCCCACTCGGCTTCAGGAAGCTTTAGATCCGGACCGGCCTCCATTTCTGGCATGTCTGCTATCTCGCAGCCCATCTCCATGTCAAACCCAAGGAACAACTTTGAGACTGCCTCtatcatcagcaccagcgcTTCTTCGGTATTTAGTGACACTACCACAAGAGACGGGTATCTGGATGAACAGACATCAGTG from Fusarium fujikuroi IMI 58289 draft genome, chromosome FFUJ_chr04 harbors:
- a CDS encoding related to acid phosphatase precursor encodes the protein MKSFVSVAILPLAVQAVRIVQSNDDGWAESYIRTFNDALNSAGYDVVLSAPAENKSGSSSRDERPKDRTTACQYDSCPANSGPVGHDPKRPDLNWVNSFPVTAMKYGIDTFGPSLWDGEAPELAVAGPNVGTNLWLQVPFSGTVGAACYAAHEEGIPAIAFSGASTGNTAFNTSPVPKRSLVYAELATTLVKKIVDSGKPYLPQDVYLNVNFGKVEGKCTDASQFQWVLTRINTGLLSKDDTEWCGEDRLPTETEIALKSGCYASISVGDAADKTTADAARQKVVLGKLKDMLVCVD
- a CDS encoding related to ribosomal protein L1, with protein sequence MAPIDRCLASMARLSLLQTPRPAIPTIPKFLAPAAAQQVRQASVVRIRKTTKKKKALPKDFKRHNLAKREFPQYSLCEAMRVLRAVEVGQPPASVKYEIHINLKTARNGPVIKNSVRLPHPVQSDWRIAVICPEGSEIAQQATAAGAVAVGQETLFEAIKKEQINFDRLICHEASEAALNKAGLGKILGPKGLMPSKRMRTIVPDVVKSMRDSAGAADYRERQGVIRMAIGQLGYSPDQLKNNIKVLLNKVKAECAEISEEVHKEVHEVILSTTHGPGISLNGKLKDAEEQITPEALSSIM